The DNA segment TGGAGCTCGCCGACCCGCTCGTTGTCGAAGCTGACGTAGTAGTCGGCGCCGCCGTTGAGGGTCAGCCGGTCGTAGTCGATGACCGGGATGCCCCGGGACTTGGCGTTGTCGATCACGGCCTTGCCGCTCGCCGCGTCCAGGTTCGCGATGATGAGGACCTTGGCGCCTTCGTCCAGCATCTTCTCGCCGAGGCGCTTGAACTGCTCCTTGTCGCCCTCGGCGTTCTCGATGGTGAACGGCACCTTGGCGGCCTCGAACGCGGCCTTCAGGTACTTCGGGTCGTCCGAGCCCCAGCGCTGCGAGCTCTTGGTGTCGGGCAGGATCACGCCGATGCCACCGGAACCGGACGCTTCGCCGCCACTGCTGGTGGTCGCCGAGCCACTGTCGCCGGAGTCACCGGGATCGGTGCCGTCGTCACAAGCCGTGAGTGTGACCGTGGTCAACAGGCCTGCGGCGACCAGGGCGAGCAGAGACTTGCGCATGGCGATATATGTCCTCTCAGGGGGTCCCGAGCTGCGGTGGGGGCGCTGAACGGCCCGCCTAGTATCGGCCAGCGCGTCACGGGGGCAACATCGGGAGGGGGCCAGAGCAACAAGATTATTCACTTCTCTGCGGTTACGGCCAAACAATCACTTGGCGTAACCTCCACCGAACTCCCCGTACGCGCCGTCACCCTTTCTCGGCGCCGGCCGTCAGCCCCTCGGTGAGGAGGCGCTCGGCCGCGAAGAATAGGATCACAATCGGGAGCGTCAGCACAACGGAACCGGCCATCAGGACGGTCTTGCTGACCTCGATGCCACCGGAGAGCTGCGCGAGGCCGAGCGAGACGGTCCAGTCGGCGCGATCCTCCACCAGGAAGAGCAGCGCGAACAGGAATTCGTTCCACGCGATCATGAAGACGTACAGAGCATTCGCCATGACGGCCGGTGCGGCCAGCGGCAGGACGATCTTGCGCAGCGTCTGCAACCGGCTGTACCCGTCGACGGCGGCGGCCTCCTCCAGGCTCTCCGGGATCGTCGACAGGTAGTTGCGCAGCATGTAGATCGAGACCGGCACGGTCTGGGCGATGTAGACCAGGGTCAGGCCGCCCAGCGATCCGCGCAGACCGAGCCGGGTGAAGAGCACGAAGAGCGGGATCGCCAGCAGGATCGACGGGAACAGGTAGACCGACAGGAACAGGAAGTGCACCTGGCGGCGCCCGGTGAACCGCAGGCGGCTGACCGCGTACGCCCCGGGGATCGAGACGAGCAGGGTCAGCCCCATGGCGGCGATCGAGACCATGCCCGAGTTGGCGAGGAACTTCAGGAAGCCCTGACCGCCGTCCTCGACCGAGGTGAGCACCTCCCGGTAGGTGCTGGTGGTCCACTCCGCCGGGGCGATCCAGAGCTGCCCGGGGTCCTGCAGCAGCTGCTCGATCGGGCGGATCGAGAGCAGCAGCATGTAGAGGAACGGGAAGAGCGTCGCCACCAGCAACACGATGATCACAATGGGCCGGAGGACGCCGAGGATCCGTGCCTCGACGGTGGCTCGATCTCTCATTCCTCCACCTTCGGGGCGAAGAACCGCAGGTAGATGATCAGAAGGACGACCAGGCCGGCCGCGAGGACCAGGGCCTGCGCCGCCGCCGCGCCGACGTCGAAGCGGGCGGTGAGGAACTCGTAGACCCGGATGCTGACCACCTCGGTGCCGGCGCCGCCACCGGTGAGCAGGTAGACGTCGTCGAACTTGTTGAACGTCATGATGAAGCGCAGCACGCAGAGCAGCGCGATCACGGCGGAGAGCTGCGGCAGCAGGATGTGCCGGAAGATCTGGGTGGGCGCCGCGCCGTCGACCCGGGCCGCCTCCTCCAGGTCGGCGGGGACGGCCTGCAGCCGGGCGAGCAAGAAGAGGAACGCGAACGGGAAGTACCGCCACGACTCGAACGCGATCACGGTGAGCAGCGCGAGCGGGATCTCGACGTGCCAGCCCAGGAGATCGAGGGCGTACTCCCGCTGGCTGAGGAACGCGATGGGCCGATCCCAGCCGAGGAATCGCGCACCCCAGTCGTTGACGAGCCCGAATTGAGGGCTGAGCAGCACCGTCCAGACGAAGGTCATCGCCACGACCGGGGCGACGTACGGAAGAAGGATCGAAGCCCGCACCAAGGTCCGGCCGCGGAAGCGGCCCCGCAGAGCGAGCGCCGCGACCAGGCCGATGGCGATGGATCCGAACGTCGAGCCGACCGTGTAGACCACGGTGGTCCACAGCGACGACCAGAAACCGGGCGAGGTGAGGACGGTCTCCAGGTTCGCCAGGGTGTACTCGCCGAAGACGCCCGCGCGGCGCAGGTTGATCAGCCTGATCCGCTGGAAGGCCAGCATGATCGTCCAGAGGATCGGCACGACCACGACGACCAGGACGACGATCAGCGTGGGTGAGAGATAGGCGAGACCGGCGCGGTTCTCCTGCTGCCGCAGGGACTTCACTCGAGGGATTTCTGGATCGTCTCGACGTCCTCGGCCGCCCGTTGCGCCGCGGCCGGCGGATCGAGTTCCCCGGTCGTCATGCCGTTTATCGCCTTCGGCACCGGCAGCTCGCCGAGGGTCGCGCCGACCAGCGCACCCTGCTTCTGCGGGAACCCCCACCGCTGGAAGGTGTCCGGGCTGGACTGCAGCGCGTCCAGGAAGTCAGCGGGATAGATCTCGGCGAGCGGCTTCTTCGTGTCGACGCCGGCCGGCAGCGACTTCCACGCCGTCTCGGTGGACCGCACCGGGATCTTGCCCTCCGGGGCGATGCCCAGCCAATCGCCATAACCCTCATTCAGCATGTACGTCACGAACTTGCCGGCAGCCTCGCTCTGCGCGCCTCCGGCGGTGATCGCCCAGCTGGTGATCTCGCCGAACTGCGCGGGCTTGCCCTGCGGACCGGAGATCGCCGTGACCACGCCGGTGTTCTTCGCCAGCCACGCCGGGTCGGACTTGCACTGCTCACACGTCGGGAGGGCGTCGTTGCGCAGGCCGGCCAGCTCGTCGAGCAGGAACGACGACCAGACCACCATGGCGGCCTTGCCGGCGAAGTAGGTGGCCCGGGTCGTGTCGACGTCCTGTGCGCCCGGCACCGACCACTGCGTCACCAGGTCGTTGTAGAGCTGGAACGTCTCCACGCACTGCGGCGAGTCGAGCAGCACGGTCTTCGCGGCGTCGACGAGCTGGCAGTCGTTGCCGAGCGCGAAGTTCTCGAAGGTCTGCTGGGTGAACGCGTCGTTCCCGACCGTCGCCAGGGCGATGCCGGCGACGTCGGGGGAGTTGAGCTTCTGGGCGGCCGCGCGGATGGCGTCGTAGGACGCCGGCTCGGCCAGCCCGGCCTGCTGGAACAGGTCCTTGCGGTAGAAGAGCAACTGCGCCCAGCCGTCCGACGGCACCGCCCACTGGGTGCCGTCCTGACCGGTCAGCGCGAGCGCCGGCGCGGCGAACGAGTCGGCGCCGAGCTGGTCGACGACGGCCTTCGCCGCCGCGGTGTCGAGCAGTTGGTTGGTCGCCATCTGCGCCACCGCGGCCAGCGGCAGCGCGCCCACCACGTCGGGCAGCGTCCCGGCCGCCGCGGCTGAGGTGATCAGGCTGCTGAACTGGTTCTCGTCGGTCGCCACGATCTTCACCGGGATGCCCGACGACTTGGTGAACTCGTCGGCGATCCGCTGGGTGGCCTGCACCCGGTCGGTGAGGTTCTCCAGACTCCAGACGGTCAGCCTGCCGTCCGCGTCCCCGGAATCGTCGCCGCAGGCACTCACGGCGAGGAGCAGGAGAAGAGCGGCGGCGGCTCGTCGGACAACCATGATGTCCTCCCCGTTACCCATCGATAACGAAGAACGTAAGCCCGCCGCCGCCCATCCGCGACTCGAGAGCCCTACCAGGTGACGGCGATGTACTTGGACTCCAGGTATTCGAGCAGGCCGTCGTGGCCGCCCTCCCGGCCGATGCCGCTCTGCTTCACCCCGCCGAACGGCGCCGCCGGGTCGCTCACCAGGCCCCGGTTCAGGCCGACCATGCCGGCCTCGATCGCCTCGCCGACCCGCAGGCCGCGGGCCAGGTCGGTGGTGTAGACGTACGCGACCAGGCCGTACTCGGTGTCGTTCGCCAGCCGGACCGCCTCCTCCTCGCCGGTGAACGTCACGATCGGCGCGACCGGGCCGAAGATCTCCTCGCGGAGGATCGCCGCGTCCGGGCCGACGCCGGTCAGCACTGTCGGCGGGTAGTAGAAGCCCGGCCCGTCCGGGCGGCTGCCGCCGGTGACCGCCGAGGCGCCGGCGTCCAGCGCGGACTTCACCAGACCGTCCACCTTCGCCACGGTGTCCTCGTTGACCAGCGGGCCGACCTGCGTCTTCTCGTCGGTGCCGGGGCCGACCACGAGGGCCGACATCCGCTCGGCGAGCTTGCCGGAGAACTCCTCGGCGACCGGCGCCTCGACGAAGAACCGGTTCGCCGCGGTGCACGCCTCACCGCCGTTGCGCATCTTCGCGATCATCGCGCCCTCGACGGCCGCGTCCAGGTCGGCGTCCGCGAAGACCACGAACGGCGCGTTGCCGCCCAGCTCCATCGAGGTGTTCACGACGTTCTCGGCGGCCTGGGCGAGCAGGATCCGGCCCACCTCGGTGGAGCCGGTGAAGGACAGCTTGCGCACCCTCGGGTCGGCGAGCATCCTGCCCACGACCTTGCCGGAGCTGCGGGACGGCAGCACGTTCACGACGCCCTCGGGCACGCCGGCCTCGGCCAGGATCGCGGCCATGGCGAGCGCGGTGAGCGGGGTGTCGCTGGCCGGCTTGAGGATCACCGTGCAGCCGGCCGCGAGCGCCGGGCCGATCTTGCGGGTCGCCATGGCGGCCGGGAAGTTCCACGGGGTGACCAGCACGCAGACGCCGACCGGCTGGCGCACCACCATGAGCTTGTAGGCGCCGGACGGGGCGGTCGCCACGGTTCCCTCGCCGCGGACCGCCTCCTCGGAGAACCAGCGGAAGAACTCGGCCGCGTACGTCACCTCGCCCTTCGCGTCGACGAGCGCCTTGCCGTTCTCCAGGCTGATCAGCTTCGCGAGCTCGCCGGCCCGCTCGGTCATCAGCTCGAACGCCTTGCGCAGGATCTCCCCGCGGACGCGCGGAGGGGTCTTCGCCCAGGCCGGGCCGGCCGCTGCCGCCGCGTCCACCGCGGCGATCGCGTCCGCCTCACCGCCGTCCGCGACCGAGGCGATCGTGTCACCCGTCGCCGGATCGAGCACGTCGAACCGGCTTCCCGAGCCGGCCGGCACCCACTTGCCGCCGATGAACAGTTCGGTCTCCACAACGGGCTCCTTCGCTCGTGCTGTCTCGCCTCAGCTTGCTCTCGATCGCTGCGTCCCGCCACGCTGATGGTATGACCGGTGACTGGTGGCAGAGCGGCGTCGTGTACCAGGTCTACCCAAGATCATTCGCGGATGGCAACGGTGACGGGATCGGCGACCTCGCGGGCCTGACGGCCCACCTCGATCACATCGCCGGGCTGGGCGCGGACGCCGTCTGGATCACGCCGTTCCAGACCTCACCCCAAAAAGATCACGGGTACGACGTGAGCGACTACACCGACGTCGATCCGCTCTTCGGGGACCGTGCCGGATTCACGGCGATGCTCGGCCGCGCCCACGCCCTCGGACTCCGCGTGATCATCGACATCGTCCCGAACCACTGCTCCTCCGAGCATCCGATCTTCCGGCAGGCGCTGGCCGGCGACGAGTCGGCCCGGCAGCGGTTCCACTTCACCCGCACGCCGAACGACTGGCCCAGCGTCTTCGGCCCCGCCTGGGAACCGGCCGGCGACGGCACCTGGTACCTGCACCTCTACGCCCCGGAACAGCCGGACTGGAACTGGCGGGATCCGCGGACCGCGCCGTTCTTCGACGACGTGCTGCGGTTCTGGTTCGATCTCGGGGTCGACGGGATGCGGGTGGACGTGGCGTACGGGCTGTTCAAGGCGCCCGGCCTGCCACCGCTGCCATCGGACGTGACCCCGTCGCCGGGCCGGCTGCGATCGAACCCGCTCGCCTGCGACCAGCCCGAGACGCCGGAGGTCTACCGGCGCTGGCGGGAGATCGCCGACGAGTACGACCCACCCCGGGTGCTCATCGGCGAGGTCAACCTGGAACCGGCCCGGGCCGCGCGCTACACCGGACCGGAGCGGCTTCACCAGGCGTTCGCGTTCGGCTTCGTGGTCGCGCCCTGGGACGCGCGCGCCTGGGCGGCCGTCGGCGCCGAGCTGCTGGAACACCCGCCGGTCACCTGGGTCGCCGAGAACCACGACGTGATCCGCACTCCGACCCGGTACGGCAACCCCGCCCGCGCCCGCGCCGCCCTGCTCACGATCCTCGGCCTGCCCGGCGCCGCCTACCTCTACCAGGGCCAGGAGTACGGCTTGCCCGAGGTGGACGTGCCTGCCGAGGACCGGCAGGACCCGGCCTGGCTGCGCTCGGGGATGTCCCGGGACGGCTGCCGGGTTCCGCTGCCCTGGCCCGAGGGCTTCCCCGCGCCGCCCTGGCTGCCGGCGCCGGACGGCTGGGAACGGCACCTGGACTCGCCGTCGCTGCCGCTGACCCGGGCCGCCATCGCCCTGCGCCGCGACCTGCGCCCCTCCCCCGCCGGCCCGGTGGAGTGGTCGGTGGACGGCGACGACCGGCTGACCGCCCGGCACCCCGCGTTCACCCTGGTCGTGGCGATGGGCGCCGGCCCGGTCCCGCTGCCGGACGGCGAGGTGCTGATCAGCAGCGACCCCCTCACCGCCGACGGCCTGCTGCCACCGGACGCCGCCGCCTGGGTCCGCTCAGCCGCGTAGCCGCTCGAGGACGTCGGCCAGCCCCGGCGGCTCGACCTGGTCGGGGAGGTCCGCCAGGTCGGCGGGCGCCACCCAGCGGTGTTCCATCAGCTCCAGTTGCTCGTACGCCATCAGGCCGTCCCGGACCACCGGCGGGCGCGCGGTGGCGAAGAAGGCCGCGAAGAACTGTTCCGGGCCGGCGAAGAGCCGGCCCTTCCAGGTGAACTCGCGGTGCACGTCGATGCAGGTGGGACGGATCGCGGCGCTGTCCAGGCCGGTCTCCTCGGTCAGCTCACGGCGGGCGGCCTGCAGCGGCGTCTCCCCCGGGTCGATGCCGCCGCCCGGTGGCTCCCAGAGGCGGTGGCCGTCGGTCGGATCCTCCCAGCGCAGCAGCAGGATCCGGCCGTCGGCGTCGAAACAGATGACCCTTACTGCCGGGCGGTGCACGCTACTCATGATCGGACTCTAAGCTGAACCGAGTGGCCAAGTACTTCGACGTGCACCCGGACAATCCGCAGCCGCGCAGCATTCACCAGATAGCGGACCTGATCCGTGGTGACGGGCTGATCGCCTACCCCACCGACTCGTGCTTCGCGCTCGGCTGCCGGATGGGCAACAAGGACGGCCTGGACCGGATCCGCGCGATCCGGCACCTGGACGATCGGCACCACTTCACCCTGATGTGCCATGACTTCGCGCAGCTCGGACAGTTCGTGCAGATCAACAACGCGCTGTTCCGGGCGGTGAAGGCGTCCACGCCGGGACCGTTCACGTTCATCCTGCCCGCGACCAAAGAGGTGCCGCGGCGGCTGCTGCACCCGAAGAAGAAGACCGTCGGCGTCCGGATCACCGGTCACGTGACCGCTCAGGCGATCCTGGAGGAGCTCGGTGAGCCGCTGGTCTCCAGCACGCTGCTGCTCCCCGGCGAACCGGAGCCGATGACGCACGGCTGGGAGATCAAGGAAGCCCTCGACCACAGCGTGGACGCGGTCGTCGACTCCGGCGAGTGCGGCACCGAGCCGACGACGGTGGTGGACCTCTCCGCCGGGGTGCCGGAGATCCTGCGAGTCGGGGCCGGCGACCCGTCGCTATTCGAATAGCTCCAGGGGCACGGCGTTCGCCAGCGCTGCCATGCCGGCGTCGTTCGGGTGCAGGTGGTCGCCGCTGTCGAAGGCCGCGCGCATCCGGTACGGCGCGTCCGGATCACGGACCGCCGCGTCGAAGTCGACGAATCCGTCGTACTCGCCGGACGTGCGTACCCAGGAGTTGAACGCCTCCCGCTTCGCGCGCGTCTCCGGGGTGTCGAAGGTCGCCCGGTAGCCGCCGAACGGCAGCAGCGTCCCGCCGATCATGGTGAGACCGGCGTCCTTGCCCCGGGCGATCAGCTGGCGGTGCCCGGCGATCAGCGCGCCGGTGCCGGCCTTGCTCGCGGTGCCGAAGTCGTTCACCCCGATCAGCACGATCACGTGGCTCACCCCGGGCTGGGCGAGCACGTCACGGTCGAAGCGGCGCACCCCCGCCTCACCGGACCAGGCGTTCGATCCGGCCCGCCCGGTACGCCCGAACGGCCCGGCGAGCAGCCGGTTGCCGCTGATCCCGGCGTTGAGCACGGCCCGGTCGGCGTCGCCGGCCCGCAGCCGGGCGGCCAGCAGGTCCGGCCAGCGGTGGTTGGCGCTCTCCACGGTCTGCGCGCCCCGGGTGATCGAGTCGCCGAACGCGACGATCGCCGAGGTGGACCGGCGGGCGCGCACGCTCACGCCGGTGAGGAAGAGGTATGTGGCGAACGGCTCGCCGCCCGGGTCGTCCTGGCCCGTGACGTCGCCGTCCGCGACCACGTTCGCCTGGTAGGCGCGCGGCGTGAGCGTGCCGACCTCGGTCTTCTCCGGCAGGTAGAGGCTGATCACCAGGTCGGCGCCGGGCGGGACGATCAGCGGGGCGGCGTCGCTGAGCAGGGTGCCACCGGCCGGGATGACCGCGTCCGGGCGGCCGGCGAAGGTCAGCTTCTGGAGGGTGCCGGGAACCGTCGCGGTACTCGGCCCGGTGCCGCCGCGCAGACCCAGGCTCGCGGCGCCGACGCGTACCGGCGTGGTTCCGAACGCGTTGCTGAACCGGACCTGCGGCCGGTCACCGCCGACGCTGGTGTGGACGACCTGTCGTACCGTCTGGCCGGTGAGGCTGTAGACCAGCTTCGGCGCCTGCGCGGTGACCGCCGCCGACCACGTGCCGACCCGGGTCGGCACCCGGACCCGCGCGTTACGCTGGCCGGCCGTGCCCGGGGTCGCCGCGAGCACCACCGCGCCGGCGCCGCCGAGCAGCAGGGCGCGGCGGCTCATCGAGTGAGCCGCGCTGAGGAGAAAGTTTTTCCGCTTTATCCCGGTACGCTAAATAACGCCTCGCGCCCGAGTCAAGCTGAGGAACCCCGTACCGCCACCCGGCGGTGCGACAGTCGTCACACCGCCGGGTGACCCGGCTGTCAGCCGGTCGTACAGGTGAGGTTCTGCACCGTCGCCGCGGCCGTTCCGGAGGCGAGGAACCCGAACGTGGTGTGCCCGTTCGCCGGGACACTCGCGTTCCAGCTCTCATTCGTCACGGTCGCCAGCGACCCGCTGGACGTGGCCTTGCCGCTCCACGTCTGCGCGAGGGTCTGGCCGCCCGGGAAGGTCCAGGAGACCTTCCACCCGTTCACCGGCGTCGTGCCGGCGTGCACCATGACCTCGCCCTGGAAACCGCCGGACCAGGCGGACACCACCGAGTACATCGCGGTGCAGCCGCCGGTGCCGGGGTTCGGCGGGTTCGACGTGCTGACCGACGGGGACGGCGACGGCGGGGTGCTGGGCGACGGTGAGGTCGTCCCGCCTCCGCCGACACCGGTGACCTCGCCGTTGCCACCGTCGAAGACCACGTCCGAGCAGCCGTAGAAGGTCTCCTGGCTGTCCGAGCGCGACCACACCGAGTAGACCAGGTGCCGGCCGGTCTTGCCCGAGGGCAGGTTGCCGTTCCAGTAGTAGTGGCCGTCGTCGGTGCCCGGCCCGCCGTTCGCGGGCGGGTTCGTCACCTGGTCGAACGGGGTCGGTTCCAGGTCGCTCCAGGCGAGCGGCTTGGTCGGGTCGTACCCGTCCTTGGTGATGTAGAGCGAGAACGTGCCGGGGTGCTTGGCCCAGTCGTTGTACTTGAACTGGACGTTCGCTCCGGCGGTCAGGTGGGTCAGCGGCCAGTCCGTGCGCGCCAGGTTGAAGCCCGTGAAGTTGTACGGGCCCCCCGTCCCGCCACTGCACAGCTGCCCGTCCGGGAGGAACCCGCTGACCCGGCCGGCGCCGTCCGAGCGGAGCACGGCGAACCAGTTGTAGAGCGAGGTCGTCCCGCTCTGCGCCACCGCCGCGGCACACGCGGCGTTCTTCGGCTCGATCGCGCCGGTCTGCGGGTTACGCCCGTCCTGGTAGCAGAGCCAGGTCCGGCTGCCCGGAACCTGCAGCGCACCGTGGGCCTGTGCCGCCCCCGGAAGCGCGACGACGGCAGCGGCCGCGGCGAACAGAGCCACCGCGAACAGTCTCAACAGCTTCATGATCACCCCTCCGGGAACAGCCGGGCGTAGTCGGCGTAGCCGGTTGCCACGTCGACCTGGGCCCAGAATCGGTGGTAGTTGAACGTCGGCGCCGCGCCGCCGTCCAGGTACGCCTGAACCTTCGGGAAGTCCGGGTCCTGGCGGTAGAAGGAACGGATGTCGAGGAACGAGGCGCCCGGCTTGATCACGTCGCCGTTCGGCATCGTCCCGGTCCAGCCCTGCGGGATGTAGAGGCCCTGGCCGGTGGAGGCGTTGTAGACGTCGTCCATCCGGTTGTAGTCGGCCCGCGTCTCGGTGACCGAGACGCCCTTCGCGTCCTTGTACGCCCAGATCGCGTCCAGCAGGCCCTTCGCGGCGGTCTTGGCCTGCGTGTTGCCGGACTTCGCGGCGTAGTAGGTCAGCAGCTTGGCGAACGAGCCCGCCACGCCCAGGTCCTGGCCCTTGCCGGTGACCGTGACGTGCAGGTTGGTGTTCGCCTGCGGGTTCGACGCGTTCCAGGTGTTCGGCGCGCCGGACCACTCCATCTCTGACGGGATCGAGAAGCTGGTCGCCCCGATGGTGCTGTTCGCGAGCGCCCACGGCACCCACTTGTCGAGCACGGCCTTGGCCTTGGCGTTGCCGGTCACGTAGTAGTACTCGGCGAGCCGCTCCAGCGACCAGGTCTGCATGCCGAACCAGCGGTTCGACGGAGGATCGGCGTAGACCGGGGCTTCGACGTACGCGAGACCGTAGAACGTGGGCGTGCCGGCCGGCCGCGCCGAGTAGTTCCCGTTCCAGCTGTTCGTCGCGCCCCCGGCGATGGCGCCTTCCGAGGATTGCAGCCACTGGTAGAACTCCAGCTGCCGGTCCAGGCTGGCCTGCCAGTCCGCCTTGGCGG comes from the Actinoplanes sp. OR16 genome and includes:
- a CDS encoding NUDIX hydrolase; protein product: MSSVHRPAVRVICFDADGRILLLRWEDPTDGHRLWEPPGGGIDPGETPLQAARRELTEETGLDSAAIRPTCIDVHREFTWKGRLFAGPEQFFAAFFATARPPVVRDGLMAYEQLELMEHRWVAPADLADLPDQVEPPGLADVLERLRG
- a CDS encoding NAD-dependent succinate-semialdehyde dehydrogenase, with translation METELFIGGKWVPAGSGSRFDVLDPATGDTIASVADGGEADAIAAVDAAAAAGPAWAKTPPRVRGEILRKAFELMTERAGELAKLISLENGKALVDAKGEVTYAAEFFRWFSEEAVRGEGTVATAPSGAYKLMVVRQPVGVCVLVTPWNFPAAMATRKIGPALAAGCTVILKPASDTPLTALAMAAILAEAGVPEGVVNVLPSRSSGKVVGRMLADPRVRKLSFTGSTEVGRILLAQAAENVVNTSMELGGNAPFVVFADADLDAAVEGAMIAKMRNGGEACTAANRFFVEAPVAEEFSGKLAERMSALVVGPGTDEKTQVGPLVNEDTVAKVDGLVKSALDAGASAVTGGSRPDGPGFYYPPTVLTGVGPDAAILREEIFGPVAPIVTFTGEEEAVRLANDTEYGLVAYVYTTDLARGLRVGEAIEAGMVGLNRGLVSDPAAPFGGVKQSGIGREGGHDGLLEYLESKYIAVTW
- a CDS encoding carbohydrate ABC transporter permease, yielding MRDRATVEARILGVLRPIVIIVLLVATLFPFLYMLLLSIRPIEQLLQDPGQLWIAPAEWTTSTYREVLTSVEDGGQGFLKFLANSGMVSIAAMGLTLLVSIPGAYAVSRLRFTGRRQVHFLFLSVYLFPSILLAIPLFVLFTRLGLRGSLGGLTLVYIAQTVPVSIYMLRNYLSTIPESLEEAAAVDGYSRLQTLRKIVLPLAAPAVMANALYVFMIAWNEFLFALLFLVEDRADWTVSLGLAQLSGGIEVSKTVLMAGSVVLTLPIVILFFAAERLLTEGLTAGAEKG
- a CDS encoding L-threonylcarbamoyladenylate synthase, which produces MAKYFDVHPDNPQPRSIHQIADLIRGDGLIAYPTDSCFALGCRMGNKDGLDRIRAIRHLDDRHHFTLMCHDFAQLGQFVQINNALFRAVKASTPGPFTFILPATKEVPRRLLHPKKKTVGVRITGHVTAQAILEELGEPLVSSTLLLPGEPEPMTHGWEIKEALDHSVDAVVDSGECGTEPTTVVDLSAGVPEILRVGAGDPSLFE
- a CDS encoding alpha-amylase family glycosyl hydrolase, which gives rise to MTGDWWQSGVVYQVYPRSFADGNGDGIGDLAGLTAHLDHIAGLGADAVWITPFQTSPQKDHGYDVSDYTDVDPLFGDRAGFTAMLGRAHALGLRVIIDIVPNHCSSEHPIFRQALAGDESARQRFHFTRTPNDWPSVFGPAWEPAGDGTWYLHLYAPEQPDWNWRDPRTAPFFDDVLRFWFDLGVDGMRVDVAYGLFKAPGLPPLPSDVTPSPGRLRSNPLACDQPETPEVYRRWREIADEYDPPRVLIGEVNLEPARAARYTGPERLHQAFAFGFVVAPWDARAWAAVGAELLEHPPVTWVAENHDVIRTPTRYGNPARARAALLTILGLPGAAYLYQGQEYGLPEVDVPAEDRQDPAWLRSGMSRDGCRVPLPWPEGFPAPPWLPAPDGWERHLDSPSLPLTRAAIALRRDLRPSPAGPVEWSVDGDDRLTARHPAFTLVVAMGAGPVPLPDGEVLISSDPLTADGLLPPDAAAWVRSAA
- a CDS encoding ABC transporter substrate-binding protein, with amino-acid sequence MVVRRAAAALLLLLAVSACGDDSGDADGRLTVWSLENLTDRVQATQRIADEFTKSSGIPVKIVATDENQFSSLITSAAAAGTLPDVVGALPLAAVAQMATNQLLDTAAAKAVVDQLGADSFAAPALALTGQDGTQWAVPSDGWAQLLFYRKDLFQQAGLAEPASYDAIRAAAQKLNSPDVAGIALATVGNDAFTQQTFENFALGNDCQLVDAAKTVLLDSPQCVETFQLYNDLVTQWSVPGAQDVDTTRATYFAGKAAMVVWSSFLLDELAGLRNDALPTCEQCKSDPAWLAKNTGVVTAISGPQGKPAQFGEITSWAITAGGAQSEAAGKFVTYMLNEGYGDWLGIAPEGKIPVRSTETAWKSLPAGVDTKKPLAEIYPADFLDALQSSPDTFQRWGFPQKQGALVGATLGELPVPKAINGMTTGELDPPAAAQRAAEDVETIQKSLE
- a CDS encoding carbohydrate ABC transporter permease, with translation MKSLRQQENRAGLAYLSPTLIVVLVVVVVPILWTIMLAFQRIRLINLRRAGVFGEYTLANLETVLTSPGFWSSLWTTVVYTVGSTFGSIAIGLVAALALRGRFRGRTLVRASILLPYVAPVVAMTFVWTVLLSPQFGLVNDWGARFLGWDRPIAFLSQREYALDLLGWHVEIPLALLTVIAFESWRYFPFAFLFLLARLQAVPADLEEAARVDGAAPTQIFRHILLPQLSAVIALLCVLRFIMTFNKFDDVYLLTGGGAGTEVVSIRVYEFLTARFDVGAAAAQALVLAAGLVVLLIIYLRFFAPKVEE
- a CDS encoding lytic polysaccharide monooxygenase produces the protein MKLLRLFAVALFAAAAAVVALPGAAQAHGALQVPGSRTWLCYQDGRNPQTGAIEPKNAACAAAVAQSGTTSLYNWFAVLRSDGAGRVSGFLPDGQLCSGGTGGPYNFTGFNLARTDWPLTHLTAGANVQFKYNDWAKHPGTFSLYITKDGYDPTKPLAWSDLEPTPFDQVTNPPANGGPGTDDGHYYWNGNLPSGKTGRHLVYSVWSRSDSQETFYGCSDVVFDGGNGEVTGVGGGGTTSPSPSTPPSPSPSVSTSNPPNPGTGGCTAMYSVVSAWSGGFQGEVMVHAGTTPVNGWKVSWTFPGGQTLAQTWSGKATSSGSLATVTNESWNASVPANGHTTFGFLASGTAAATVQNLTCTTG
- a CDS encoding SGNH/GDSL hydrolase family protein, producing MSRRALLLGGAGAVVLAATPGTAGQRNARVRVPTRVGTWSAAVTAQAPKLVYSLTGQTVRQVVHTSVGGDRPQVRFSNAFGTTPVRVGAASLGLRGGTGPSTATVPGTLQKLTFAGRPDAVIPAGGTLLSDAAPLIVPPGADLVISLYLPEKTEVGTLTPRAYQANVVADGDVTGQDDPGGEPFATYLFLTGVSVRARRSTSAIVAFGDSITRGAQTVESANHRWPDLLAARLRAGDADRAVLNAGISGNRLLAGPFGRTGRAGSNAWSGEAGVRRFDRDVLAQPGVSHVIVLIGVNDFGTASKAGTGALIAGHRQLIARGKDAGLTMIGGTLLPFGGYRATFDTPETRAKREAFNSWVRTSGEYDGFVDFDAAVRDPDAPYRMRAAFDSGDHLHPNDAGMAALANAVPLELFE